In Prevotella sp. oral taxon 475, one DNA window encodes the following:
- the radA gene encoding DNA repair protein RadA yields the protein MAKEKIAYVCSNCGQEAAKWIGKCPNCGQWNTFSEIRIAAHSPAVSNRASRLQSTDSNLPQPISKVTTRDEPRIDLHDEELNRVLGGGLVPGSIVLLGGEPGIGKSTLVLQTILRMPERRILYVSGEESTPQLKMRADRIEKNISDETIVLSENSLERILHQIDLVQPQVVVIDSIQTIQTESIDSSPGSIVQVRECASALLRFAKTSSVPVLLIGHINKDGALAGPKILEHIVDTVLQFEGDQHYMYRILRSIKNRFGSTSELGIYEMQQNGLRPVSNPSELLLTRDHEGLSGIAISCAIEGVRPFLMETQALVSTAAYGTPQRSTTGFDQRRLNMLLAVLEKRVGFQLIQKDVFVNIAGGLRVTDLAMDLSIIAAVLSSNVDTPIEKEWCMAGEVGLSGEVRPVNRIEQRIAEAEKLGFTDMVLPKNNISGLDTSRFKIHLHPVRKVEEALRILFG from the coding sequence ATGGCAAAAGAAAAAATAGCATACGTCTGCTCCAACTGCGGACAAGAGGCAGCCAAATGGATTGGCAAATGTCCGAACTGCGGCCAGTGGAACACGTTTAGCGAGATTCGCATCGCCGCCCATTCGCCGGCAGTCAGCAATCGGGCTTCGCGACTTCAATCTACAGATTCCAACCTCCCGCAACCCATCTCGAAAGTGACGACAAGAGACGAACCTCGCATCGACCTACACGACGAGGAGCTGAATCGCGTGCTCGGCGGTGGACTCGTTCCCGGCTCCATCGTCCTCCTGGGCGGCGAACCCGGCATCGGCAAAAGCACCCTTGTGCTGCAAACCATCCTGCGAATGCCCGAGCGACGCATCCTCTATGTTAGTGGCGAGGAGAGCACGCCCCAATTAAAGATGCGCGCCGACCGCATCGAGAAAAACATCTCGGACGAGACGATCGTTCTGTCCGAAAATTCACTCGAACGGATTCTCCACCAAATCGATCTCGTACAGCCCCAGGTAGTTGTCATCGACTCCATCCAGACCATCCAAACCGAGAGCATCGACAGTTCGCCAGGCAGCATCGTCCAGGTGCGTGAGTGTGCCTCGGCCCTACTCAGGTTTGCCAAAACATCGTCTGTGCCAGTACTTCTCATCGGCCATATCAACAAAGACGGTGCCCTGGCCGGACCAAAAATTCTCGAACACATCGTCGACACGGTGCTGCAATTCGAGGGCGATCAGCATTATATGTACCGCATATTGCGGTCTATTAAAAACCGTTTTGGCTCCACTTCCGAACTAGGCATCTACGAAATGCAGCAAAATGGCCTCCGTCCTGTATCTAATCCCAGCGAACTACTGCTCACTCGCGACCACGAAGGCCTATCGGGCATCGCCATCAGCTGTGCCATCGAGGGCGTAAGGCCGTTTTTGATGGAAACACAAGCCCTGGTTTCAACCGCCGCCTACGGCACACCGCAACGCAGCACTACGGGTTTCGACCAACGCCGACTCAATATGCTCTTGGCCGTACTCGAAAAACGCGTGGGCTTTCAACTCATACAGAAAGATGTCTTCGTGAACATCGCCGGCGGACTTCGTGTCACCGACCTTGCCATGGATCTCAGTATCATCGCCGCCGTGCTGTCGAGCAACGTCGATACGCCCATCGAAAAAGAATGGTGCATGGCTGGCGAGGTGGGATTGAGTGGCGAAGTACGCCCCGTCAACCGCATCGAACAGCGCATTGCCGAGGCTGAAAAACTGGGCTTCACCGATATGGTGCTCCCCAAAAACAACATTAGCGGACTGGACACCTCGCGCTTCAAAATCCATCTCCATCCCGTTCGTAAAGTGGAAGAGGCTCTGCGAATTCTGTTCGGATAA
- a CDS encoding bifunctional 3-deoxy-7-phosphoheptulonate synthase/chorismate mutase type II produces the protein MELNLQPLHLPSDNERPIVMAGPCSAETEAQVMQTAQALARKGCHIFRAGLWKPRTKPGGFEGQGQKALPWLKRVKEETGMLIATEVATPQHVELCLKHSIDVLWIGARTTANPFAMQALADSLHGVDIPVLVKNPVNPDLELWIGSMERINRAGIRRLGAIHRGFSSYGGKIYRNSPMWQIPLELRRRIPALPILCDPSHIGGRRELIAPLCQQAMDLGFDGLIVETHHTPDQAWSDAQQQVTPDRLDVILSHLVVRDKQQTVEAIDQLRRQIDDLDNQLIELLSNRMRICREIGRYKREHNITVFQASRYNEILEKRGAQATRCDMSAEFVATVFENVHQESVRQQMKIINQ, from the coding sequence ATGGAACTCAACCTGCAACCCCTTCACCTGCCCAGCGACAACGAACGCCCCATCGTCATGGCAGGACCCTGCTCGGCCGAAACCGAAGCACAAGTGATGCAAACCGCACAGGCTCTGGCCCGGAAAGGTTGCCACATCTTCCGCGCCGGTCTGTGGAAACCCCGCACCAAGCCCGGCGGATTCGAAGGTCAAGGCCAGAAGGCACTACCCTGGTTGAAGCGCGTAAAAGAAGAAACGGGTATGCTCATCGCTACCGAAGTGGCCACACCGCAGCACGTAGAGCTCTGTCTCAAACACAGCATCGACGTGCTATGGATCGGTGCACGCACCACGGCCAACCCTTTTGCCATGCAGGCACTGGCCGACAGTCTGCACGGCGTCGACATCCCCGTGCTCGTGAAAAATCCCGTCAACCCCGACCTCGAACTCTGGATCGGCAGCATGGAACGCATCAACCGAGCCGGCATCCGCCGTTTGGGTGCCATCCACCGCGGATTCTCCAGCTACGGCGGCAAAATCTATCGCAACTCGCCCATGTGGCAGATCCCGCTCGAGCTGCGCCGCCGCATCCCCGCACTGCCCATTCTCTGCGACCCAAGTCACATCGGCGGTCGACGCGAACTCATCGCCCCACTCTGCCAACAAGCCATGGATCTGGGCTTCGACGGACTCATTGTCGAAACCCACCACACCCCCGACCAGGCCTGGAGCGATGCCCAACAGCAGGTGACTCCCGACCGGCTCGACGTCATCCTCTCACACCTCGTCGTGCGCGACAAACAACAAACAGTGGAGGCCATCGACCAACTGCGCCGACAAATCGACGACCTCGACAACCAACTCATCGAGCTCCTTTCGAACCGCATGCGCATCTGTCGTGAAATCGGCCGATACAAACGCGAGCACAACATCACCGTTTTCCAAGCCAGTCGATACAATGAGATTCTCGAAAAACGCGGCGCACAAGCCACACGCTGCGACATGAGTGCCGAGTTCGTAGCCACCGTCTTCGAAAATGTGCACCAGGAATCGGTGCGCCAGCAAATGAAAATCATCAATCAATAA
- a CDS encoding DUF5103 domain-containing protein, whose protein sequence is MRTIFIFLLLISLGTRAQRHRILTPRIATLQVVAGIDWLSPPVIRLNDNVPINISFDDLTHEYHRYAYKVEHCNADWSLSKELFTSDYIDGFDNDHLIEDIQESINTDVLYTHYRFQIPNSSCRLKMSGNYRVTIYDANNEDQPVAECFFMVVEPIMGVTLNVISNTDRDINGRHQQVEMKVNYGGIKIFDVNSQIHTAVLQNGRWDNAVLNPQPQYTTTDGLQWLHNRDLIFTAGNEYRKFELLSLNHTSMGVERIHWDGTMYQAYLWPDEPRRSYIYDEDANGAFYIRNSDNIENNHTSHYLNVHFTLKAPRQNGEVYLNGAWTNDLFEPPYRMEYDDIHQCYKASLLLKQGYYSYQYVLQQPDGSSTYVSSEGSFFPTENRYQALIYFRKQGERADRLVGYQQVRYP, encoded by the coding sequence ATGCGCACCATCTTTATTTTCCTTCTACTGATTTCGCTGGGAACCCGGGCGCAACGCCATCGTATTCTCACTCCACGCATCGCCACGCTACAGGTTGTGGCCGGAATCGATTGGCTCTCTCCACCCGTTATTCGTCTGAACGACAACGTACCGATCAACATTTCGTTCGACGATCTCACACACGAATACCATCGCTATGCCTATAAAGTAGAGCACTGCAACGCTGACTGGAGTCTTTCGAAAGAACTTTTCACCAGCGACTATATCGACGGATTCGACAACGACCACCTCATCGAGGACATCCAAGAGTCTATCAACACCGATGTGCTCTATACCCATTATCGTTTCCAGATTCCCAACAGTAGCTGTCGACTGAAGATGAGCGGCAACTATCGTGTCACTATCTACGATGCCAACAACGAGGATCAACCCGTGGCTGAATGTTTCTTCATGGTCGTAGAACCGATCATGGGCGTGACTCTCAATGTTATCTCCAACACCGACCGCGACATCAATGGCCGGCACCAACAGGTAGAGATGAAAGTAAACTACGGCGGTATTAAAATCTTCGACGTAAACAGTCAGATTCATACCGCAGTGCTACAAAACGGACGATGGGACAATGCCGTGCTCAATCCCCAACCACAATACACCACAACCGACGGACTGCAATGGCTGCACAACCGTGACTTGATTTTCACTGCAGGAAACGAATATCGCAAATTCGAACTCCTCAGCCTCAACCACACCTCCATGGGCGTGGAACGGATTCACTGGGATGGCACCATGTATCAGGCCTATCTCTGGCCCGATGAACCTCGCCGCAGCTACATCTACGATGAGGATGCCAACGGTGCTTTCTATATTCGCAACAGCGACAACATCGAAAATAACCACACTTCTCATTATCTCAACGTGCACTTCACCCTAAAAGCACCACGACAAAACGGGGAAGTCTACCTCAACGGCGCATGGACAAACGATCTCTTCGAACCTCCCTACAGAATGGAGTACGACGACATCCACCAGTGCTACAAGGCCTCTCTGTTGCTCAAACAAGGCTATTATTCCTACCAATACGTATTACAACAGCCCGACGGATCATCCACTTACGTTTCTTCAGAAGGCTCATTTTTCCCCACCGAAAATCGCTATCAAGCTCTGATTTACTTCCGAAAACAAGGCGAACGTGCCGATCGGCTCGTGGGTTACCAGCAAGTGCGCTATCCATAG
- a CDS encoding helix-turn-helix domain-containing protein has translation MKDRIRRIMESQHMTQQTFAQSIGMSPASLSSIFNGRTKPTINIVEAIKNKIPKISTDWLMFGKGEMYVDGSERSTAETSTYPSTSGEPQLDFSSPVSTPSLFAEMDNGSLQARQETVPIERNVPKADYLSRTPEAVAVKVIEKPQRRVTEIRLFYDDQTWESFYPERK, from the coding sequence ATGAAAGATAGAATCAGACGGATTATGGAGAGTCAACACATGACTCAACAAACCTTTGCACAATCCATCGGAATGTCTCCGGCGTCACTCAGTAGTATCTTTAATGGTAGAACCAAACCTACAATCAACATTGTTGAAGCTATTAAAAATAAGATTCCGAAGATTTCTACCGATTGGCTGATGTTTGGAAAGGGAGAAATGTATGTGGACGGTTCGGAACGTTCTACTGCCGAAACGTCTACCTACCCTTCTACTTCAGGAGAACCACAACTCGACTTCTCTTCCCCCGTTTCCACTCCATCGCTTTTTGCTGAGATGGATAACGGATCGTTGCAGGCGAGACAAGAGACCGTGCCTATCGAGAGAAATGTGCCGAAAGCAGACTATCTCTCCCGTACGCCAGAGGCAGTTGCCGTCAAAGTGATTGAGAAACCGCAGCGACGTGTCACCGAAATTCGCCTCTTTTATGACGATCAGACTTGGGAATCGTTCTATCCGGAACGTAAATAG
- the pgk gene encoding phosphoglycerate kinase has product MKIEQFNFAGKKAIVRVDFNVPLDENGNITDDTRIRGALPTLKKILADGGAVIMMSHMGKPKGKVNAKLSLSQIVGKVSERLGVAVKFADDCANAAEAAANLQMGEALLLENLRFYAEEEGKPVGIDKADPAYDEAKKEMKAKQKDFAKKLASYADVYVNDAFGTAHRRHASTAVIADYFDADSKMLGYLMEKEVTAIDNVLKNAQHPFTAIIGGSKVSSKLAVIKNLLDKVDNLIIGGGMGYTFVKAQGGKIGDSLHEDDLMPEALNVMAAAKEKGVNLSLSVATVAADKFDNNANRKIVPIDQIPDGWEGMDASEESLEIWKKVILNSKTILWNGPVGVFEFENFAHGTGEIAKYVAQATQENGAYSLVGGGDSVAAVNKFGLADKVSYVSTGGGAMLEAIEGKVLPGVAAIEG; this is encoded by the coding sequence ATGAAAATCGAACAATTTAACTTTGCCGGTAAAAAGGCAATCGTACGCGTAGACTTCAACGTCCCCCTGGACGAGAACGGAAACATCACCGACGACACCCGTATTCGCGGTGCTCTTCCTACTTTGAAGAAGATTTTGGCCGACGGCGGTGCCGTGATCATGATGAGCCACATGGGCAAACCCAAAGGTAAGGTAAACGCGAAGCTGTCGCTCTCGCAAATCGTCGGTAAGGTGTCAGAGCGTCTGGGCGTGGCTGTAAAATTTGCCGACGATTGTGCCAACGCCGCCGAAGCTGCCGCCAATCTCCAGATGGGCGAGGCATTGCTGCTGGAAAATCTGCGTTTCTACGCCGAGGAAGAGGGCAAACCCGTGGGCATCGACAAGGCCGACCCCGCCTACGACGAAGCGAAGAAGGAGATGAAGGCCAAACAGAAGGACTTTGCTAAAAAGCTGGCCTCATATGCCGATGTATATGTGAACGACGCCTTCGGTACAGCTCACCGCCGCCATGCTTCAACTGCTGTCATTGCCGACTACTTCGATGCCGACTCGAAGATGCTGGGTTACTTGATGGAAAAAGAGGTGACTGCTATCGACAACGTGCTCAAAAACGCTCAACATCCCTTCACCGCTATTATCGGTGGTTCGAAAGTAAGCTCTAAGTTGGCTGTTATCAAAAACTTGCTCGACAAGGTAGACAACCTCATCATCGGTGGCGGAATGGGCTATACCTTCGTGAAAGCACAGGGCGGAAAGATTGGTGACTCGCTGCACGAGGACGATTTGATGCCCGAAGCACTGAATGTTATGGCTGCAGCAAAGGAAAAAGGTGTTAACCTAAGCCTATCTGTAGCCACGGTAGCAGCCGATAAGTTTGACAATAACGCCAACCGTAAGATTGTGCCCATCGACCAAATACCCGACGGATGGGAAGGTATGGACGCCTCGGAAGAGTCGCTGGAGATTTGGAAGAAAGTCATTCTCAACTCTAAGACCATTCTTTGGAACGGTCCTGTTGGCGTGTTCGAGTTTGAGAACTTTGCTCACGGCACAGGCGAAATTGCCAAGTACGTGGCACAAGCAACGCAAGAAAACGGTGCATACTCGCTTGTAGGCGGTGGCGATTCGGTTGCTGCTGTAAACAAGTTCGGACTTGCCGACAAGGTTTCTTACGTTTCTACGGGTGGTGGAGCTATGCTCGAAGCCATCGAAGGGAAAGTTCTACCTGGCGTTGCAGCCATCGAAGGATAA